Genomic DNA from Scyliorhinus torazame isolate Kashiwa2021f chromosome 15, sScyTor2.1, whole genome shotgun sequence:
CCTGAAGAACCATGTGAGGACTCCAGCATTGCACCTTAACTGGAGTATATGTTAATAAGAGAAATCTGCCACTGTGAACATAAAACAGCAGTGATTCTGTCCTTCTAGACTACAAGAGCTTTTCATCAGTTGATAATAAGAATTATAAGCCTGCATCAATTCAAGTCTTCAACCCAGAAAAAAATCCATCGTATGTGTTCTGATtgctgtgtttggtcttctataccttgcaaagGTATAGAACCTACCAAAACctaccaaacaccttgacttgtctaaaccaggatctttattgagtctcatgtggtaagatagtaatctgttacagagcatgttatcatggagtctccTTGTTACTCCTCTGGAACTGCACCTAGCACCGACTTGTATGTCTTACAACCATCTGGTGATGGCTGGATATGTCTCTacttatatgggagtcactggtcacatgaccatGGTCTGGAGGCCGCATGATgtgcctgcaccgccacctgctggttggaggtcatacacCATCCATCAATGATattgcccataggcatatcaccacccttgtgccggcatctccacatcagtgagtGGAAGGATTGATGAACAGAAGAAATGGTGTTGTAGGAGAGGCAGCAGGTGGATGGTCGGTGAGCAGGAAAATTGGCAAGCGGAAGTATCAACTCGTCAGGAGAGGCGGTGAGTGACAGTCAGGAGAGAGCAGCAAGTTAGCACAgaggtttgcactgctgcttcacagcattagagacccgggttctcccagtgtctgtgtgggtttcctctaaatgctctggtttcctcccatagttgctCAGGGTTACGGATATAGtgcaggggagtgggcataggcaggtgctctttcagagggttagtgcaggctcgatgggccaaatctgcACTTTAGGGAATCTATGGCTTATATGGAGTGTGATGGAGGCAATGAGCAGGAAGGCTTTTTGAGGGAAACGgtgagtgggagagttggggaagGAGGAGGTGAATGGGAAGGTAGGTGAACAAGAGAGGAAGAAAGTGAGTGGGAGGATTGGGGATGGAGGCAGGAAGCGGAAGATGTGGTGACTGGTTAGGGAGGGACACAACAGTATGATtttaagaaataaaaataaaatagctGCAACATTATTGGGGAACATCCCTAATTTACCAACTGCACAAAAACAGAAATCCGCTATTACAACATACTTTAAACAGTGGCCACTTGTATTTGAAAAATGTTGGCTTCTAATTATTGTGCTGTTCATGTTTTCTTTCCTAGTGTCTGCAACAGAAGAGATGGCTTTGTCAGAACTTCAACACATAATACAGACTGAGGGTTTTCACTGGCTCCAGTCCAAGTAAACCTTATTTCAGTACACTTTTTGTCATATTTACGTTTCTTCGATATAAATCCTATTTGCACCTGATATCATTTCACTTCGCAATTAGGGTCAAATTACTGGCAAGTCAAATTTCATTTTTCCACATTCCTGGtacatttcctatattacaacagtgactatactagaAAAGTATTTTGTCAGCCGTAAAGTGTTTGAAACATCTAATGGTCATTAAAaacgctatataaatgtaaatctttCTTTCACCCTATGCATTCCTCTTAACATTACCTGCCCTAAACTATCTGTCCATTTTCCAGTCATATCCTAGCAGATATAATTAGTGTGGCACCTATCTGATATTTAGGACGGACAGGCAAAAAATAAAAACAgatgggatggcattgttagttaaGGATGAAATCAGTGCAATAATGATAAAGAATATTGGCTCAGAAAATCTTCATGTACAATCAATCTGGGTGgaaaacattagtgggagttgttTATTCGCCTCCAAACAGCAGTGGTAAGGTAGGGGATAGCATTaagcaggaaattagagatgcatgggtGCTACAGtattcatgggtgattttaatctatgtATAGATTAGGCGAACAAAATTAGCAGTAATACTGTGGCGGATAAATTCCTGGAGTGCATACCAGATGGTTTGTCAAGGAATCGACTAGGGAATATGCTATCCTGGATTTGGTAATATGCAGTGAGAAAGGATTAATAAATAATATATTGTGcccttagggaacagtgaccataacgtgatagaattcttcattaggatggaaaCTGAAGAACTCTGATTTGAAACTAGTGTTgcgaacttttggttggctcttaattcgtaatttgctctgtttgtttaacctttgctctagagtcgccaggtatctttatgatacaaccaccaggttcaagttcaagtaatgatcaataactcaacacaccaattagtaagattcaaatcaaaacacatttattatacacagtaaatcactactcatgcataaactctactttctaggctatacctatcactaaaaggccgatacttagcttcggactggcccaccaggtcagggtaacaaatggcctttcgttcaggtcctgagtctgcaggattcaaaagctggtatggactggtagctaggagcgcctatctcgtagcgagcgttgacttgagacttacttggttggcagcagctgagacaggtcactctcacgggttgattcaagttgctgagtgaccctgccaaagaaggacgatttgaacttgggggctttagtttatagtccccaggggcttcccacctttcggggcggaccccgtacctggttccaagtgattggactgcgtcccgatcacttggatcgatttctccaatactggagttgttccctgatcactgggcggtcccgaagtgtccgttggccttcctttgtcttggctccagctggcgccaaggagtctggcttggctttattcaccttaacggttgccattgtgccttggaatcgctcattactatgcagatgactgctgcattactatgcagatggatgctggtttcagtgctgtctggttgttttgcaggtttcaatatacatgatttctgtatttgctagtctttgcctgtgttggctgaatttcccttcagcctttgcggttctccattttaagtcgggtagTGGCCAACCCAggcggctacactccctccttgtgatccccaacgcgaagcgtgaaggatcacataactgcattgtcttcattccctgacccagcgagcactcttctatggcctctacactgactatGCAAGAAaagttttaactaacaatttctaagtggcgcaatgtcaaaacagggacatgcattacaaaattaaaaaaacggtacctctaactgtcctcaataaactacactcactcacacattcaatcattctaacttcctaaacaatacaaaataatagcagcatttacatttttcctggcttggcagtcaagcacaggggtgtacaatatttccatttcattatttacagacgaacgcaaacgaatgtcctttattacagATCgacgggttcgggggtctggtgaaaacagaaaataggggatctcattctgtataccggggtgctagcgcggtaggctctccttctccatttcctcatgcggatagtctgcacgatgctgcagagtatcgccaacactaatagggattcgactacgtaggaaagggagtaccacgttatgagcttatcacaccatggtggtgtggtgttgcctgttactgggctatgggtgctatggggaagtgaatcattaacggctggggggggttggggtcagggggttcgcgttcgcgcgaaaCCGGGTACACATTATGACGAAAAACTCGTATGCTGTCTTCattgtcttcttctttctcttctcttctcttcctttccgtttcatctcttttcctggagcttctggggttctgtgggatcaagagtagtgtctgttactatcttggttaatatctcgtccgTTAGTATGTCTGtactttagtgccaattctccctttacaatttgtcactatgtgtgactccctcatttttatttattttttaaaccgaatattccggacaagacacactaaaaaatactgaaacagtgcgagccgtcttgcaggctgtgcgatttaccatccaaatgtttgaggatgtaaatagcatagggatggcaacctaagggtcgcctgaaaacaaaacaaaacttttttgaaccaaaagtgccgaaatgaggtgcgtatgggccgcgacgggtaagatttggatgaaatccccgggtaggacggcgaccaatgccgtgtgtgctctacccgagcgtagctgaccagaggggggtcctcaggcagggcggagaccaatgccgtttctccactgcctgagcaaccgacaagaacaggcaaaaatgtagtcatcgtggggggttgccgtaaaggttcttccttcgaaccagaagggcagttatgaacggggggttGGCAAGCTCGCAGCGGTTTCTGCTgatgagtgtgctggcaagttctcataggtttctacAGACAAATAAggcatggggccgtggaaaaaatttccgatcttacgaacaacatttaacactaacagtaacaaacaacattaaacaacatgctgcaggttccatcagaaaggacaccgttttctcccaagcggttccttgttaaaacatcatctggccacctcagttatcggttgcgaacagggtcgcgaaggggttctcgctttgggagtcagactcaaagtcatcatcttctcccggatgccatactctggagtgtataagggctgatagggctgcatgatgcgatttggggtccatctcgtcgttccggacgagcctgaacgaattatcgcggtgccaaaaggtggtctctagttctgtggggacggaatcgtcatcgtagggtgtttgttgaggaaagtgatgaggaagggatgactcgaatcgtggtcagattcgctgggtgtgggtcctgttgcctggggatagtagggaggcgtgctgtggctattgtctgtgtcacagtcgctgctgcCTGTGGGCGTTctagggcggagtctagaggtcgggggtggagtcgagggcgagtccgtggatgaggtggccgtgttgggggagggtagggatacgttgggtgtgggcagggtgtggtctgctgcgtcgagcatgacgtggtgtgcgtggttggactgtgggccatatgccttaagctggttaatatggaaccacgcagtctttccgttggggtacttaattttttgacggaggggcttactttgtccgcaatggagtacggacccgaatacttttgtgacaggaatgtgctggggttgtaaattgagagcatgacctgctgtcctacctcaaactcagttgcatgcacagttttgtcaaaacaggccttgctctgtttctttcgtgtgcctaatcttactgcggctgctagctgagccgtttttacattctccactaactgtttgactgcgttctcgtgtgtgagggccgtcacttcgggactggtcaagtccaatcctaataataaTTCTGTGCCttccatggggcgtccggtcatgagagtgtgtggggtgtaacctgtggaagttgagacagtatttctcaaaaacatcagcgcgaaagggaggactgaatcccaagtggtgttgttttgttggaccatttttctgagggttgattttagggtccgattcatgcgctccacgataccacttgactgggggtggtatgcgatgtggaatttttggataatgccaaatatcgtgaggacgttcttcatgacacgttccgtaaaatgggaaccttggtcagattcaatgctgcgggggagtccccatctcgtaaagatgtggtgggttaagatcttggctgtggtctttgccgtgttcgttctggatgggaatgcctctacccatttcgtaaaagtgtctatgacgactaatacgtatttgtaaccattcctgcaagggggcaatggtcctataaaatcgatctggaggttagtccaggggccattaacggggcgggtgtgactaagttgagctttcttggcgtatctgtccggattgttctgggcacagataaggcaattctcaacgtagtgcgttacgtcttcctttaaactgggccaccaacagagctgccggaggtgggctgtagtgggatcaattccctgatgtccatgactgtcatggaacaaacaaatgagctgattcctgtcctgttcaggaaccacataaagggtgtcttttaacaccacaccgtcatgtgtggtcagtgcatttttgaatctatcatagggtgctggatagtttcctttcaaaatctccatgagattgctgtcctgcttctgggcatgtactaaatcctcgatattagtctgcgagacctgatctgcattcactggtgcgctctcggggggtgtccaaaaatatccgtgcctggaacctgctttttccAGTGCGTCGgcgtttacatttccgggggggaggaacggtggtgactacgaactttaactattccaaaggtcctgtcctgtgcattctctaaaatgtggcagagcaatggggctgaagggaggggttttccctctgcggaaacaaatcctcttgctttccacaggggtcggaattccgtaaggctgttgcagacatagaggctgtccgaatatatgtctgctgggctggggaaggaatctgggcgttccactatgtatgcgatggtcgCAAGTTCTGCAGCTtgcacgcctaagtggcctggtagttttattgctatttcttctagggcgcgtccctgcgcatcctcgacgtaaatgccgcatcctgttatgcgcttcccttctaatattgtgaaagatccatccacatatgttctcatgggttcgcacgtgtctgtgtgcttggggctctgggttggactacctatctttctggggggtgtttttgcaataaaggggcctgtgttgtggtgcggtgagatgatttcacattggtggggggtgcctgggtactgtaggttatctgcaaagaaagtgtgggtcttggtccttttaacagtgatgtcccgtccctgcaaaagaagggtcttggtccttttaacagtgatgtcccgtccctgctccACAACATCTGAGACTCTGgaggcataagaactaggagcaggagtaggccatctggcccctcgagcctgctccaccattcaatgagatcatggctgatcttttgtggacacagctccactttccggtccgaacaccataacccttaatccctttattcttcaaaaaactatctatctttatcttaaaaacatttaatgaaggagcctctactgcttcactgggcaaggacctccatagattcacaaccctttgggtgaagaagttcctcctaaactcagtcctaaatctacttccccttattttgaggctatgccccctagttctgctttcacccgccagtggaaacaacctgcccgcatctatcctatctattcccttcataatcttatatgtttctataagatcccccctcatccttctaaattccaatgagtacagtcccagtctactcaacctctcctcgtaatccaaccccttcagctctgggattaacctagtgaatctcctctgcacaccctccagtgccagtacatcctttctcaggtaagcagaccaatactgaacacaatactccaggtgtggcctcactaacaccttatacaattgcagcagaacctccctagtcttaaactccatccctctagcaatgaaggacaaaattccatttgccttcttaatcacctgttgcacctgtaaaccaactttttgcgactcatgcactagcacacccaggtctctctgcacagcagcatgttttaatattttatcatttaaataataatcccttttgctgttattcctaccaaaatggataacctcacatttgtcaacattgtattccatctgccagaccctagccctttctcttagcctatccaaatccctctgcagacttccagtatcctctgcactttttgctttaccacttatcttagtgtcgtctgcaaacttggacacattgcccttggtccccaactccaaatcatctatgtaaattgtgaacagttgtgggcccaacactgatccctgagggacaccactagctactgattgccaaccagagaaacacccattaatccccactctttgctttctattaattaaccaatcctctatccatgctactactttccccttaatgccatgcatctttatcttatgcaacaaccttttgtgtggcaccttgttaaaggctttctgaaaatccagatataccacatccattggctccccgttatctaccgcactgttaatgtcctcaaaaaattccactaaattagttaggcacgacctgccctttatgaacccatgctgcgtctgcccaatgggacaatttccatccagatgctcgctatttcttccttgatgatagattccagcatcttccctactaccgaagttaagctcactggcctataattacccactttctgcctacctctttttttaaacagtggtgtcacgtttgctaatttccaatccgccgggaccaccccagtcaagtgaattttggtaaattatcactagtgcatttgcaatttccctagccatctcttttagcactctgggatgcattccatcaggtccaggagacttgtctacctttagccccattagcttgcccatcactacctccttggtgataacaatcctctcaaggtcctcacctgtaagccacgggccttaactgttcatgccgttcctggaggagcacggccgaaagggtgcggtctgtgcttgctacctctatcgcatagggggagagcgggtctggaacttgtagtgcgggggctgcaatgagtgctcttttcaataagtccacagcatccgtatgctgcagaagccattcctagggggctcctttctttaggtctgagaggggtgctgccttgctggcgaaaccgtcaatgtggtttc
This window encodes:
- the LOC140391908 gene encoding protein NYNRIN-like isoform X1 codes for the protein MEILKGNYPAPYDRFKNALTTHDGVVLKDTLYVVPEQDRNQLICLFHDSHGHQGIDPTTAHLRQLCWWPSLKEDVTHYVENCLICAQNNPDRYAKKAQLSHTRPVNGPWTNLQIDFIGPLPPCRNGYKYVLVVIDTFTKWVEAFPSRTNTAKTTAKILTHHIFTRWGLPRSIESDQGSHFTERVMKNVLTIFGIIQKFHIAYHPQSSGIVERMNRTLKSTLRKMVQQNNTTWDSVLPFALMFLRNTVSTSTGYTPHTLMTGRPMEGTELLLGLDLTSPEVTALTHENAVKQLVENVKTAQLAAAVRLGTRKKQSKACFDKTVHATEFEVGQQVMLSIYNPSTFLSQKYSGPYSIADKVSPSVKKLSTPTERLRGSILTSLRHMAHSPTTHTTSCSTQQTTPCPHPTYPYPPPTRPPHPRTRPRLHPRPLDSALERPQAAATVTQTIATARLPTIPRQQDPHPANLTTIRVIPSSSLSSTNTLR